In Phreatobacter aquaticus, a single genomic region encodes these proteins:
- the rplL gene encoding 50S ribosomal protein L7/L12, whose product MADLAKIVDELSSLTVLEAAELAKLLEEKWGVSAAAAVAVAAAPAGAAAAAVEEQTEFTVMLAAAGDKKIEVIKEVRAITGLGLKEAKDLVEAAPKAVKEGVTKDEAEKLKKQLEAAGAKVELK is encoded by the coding sequence ACGAGCTGTCGTCGCTCACCGTTCTGGAAGCCGCCGAGCTTGCAAAGCTCCTCGAAGAGAAGTGGGGCGTCTCCGCCGCTGCTGCCGTCGCCGTCGCCGCCGCTCCGGCCGGCGCTGCTGCTGCTGCCGTCGAAGAGCAGACCGAGTTCACCGTGATGCTTGCCGCCGCTGGCGACAAGAAGATCGAGGTGATCAAGGAAGTGCGCGCCATCACCGGTCTGGGCCTGAAGGAAGCCAAGGACCTGGTCGAGGCCGCTCCGAAGGCTGTCAAGGAAGGCGTGACCAAGGACGAGGCCGAGAAGCTGAAGAAGCAGCTCGAGGCCGCCGGCGCCAAGGTCGAACTGAAGTAA
- the rpoB gene encoding DNA-directed RNA polymerase subunit beta: MAQTFTGRKRFRKFFGKIREVATMPNLIEVQKSSYDQFLMVEEPKGGRSDEGLQAVFKSVFPITDFSGSAMLEFVKYEFEPPKYDVDECRQRSMTFAAPLKVTLRLIVFDVDVDTGAKSVKDIKEQDVYMGDIPLMTSNGTFIVNGTERVIVSQMHRSPGVFFDHDKGKTHSSGKLLFAARIIPYRGSWLDIEFDAKDIVYARIDRRRKIPVTSLLYALGMDNEDILATFYNRIMVSKDKKDGWRLPYDPARMRGFKSTTDMIDADTGEVVLEAGRKLAVREAKKLADKGLKALRITTEELAGRYLAEDMVNFKTGEIYAEAGDEITEKMLKLLGDVGYDDIPTLDIDHVSIGAYIRNTLVVDKNMTREDALFDIYRVMRPGEPPTIDTAEAMFHSLFFDSERYDLSAVGRVKMNMRLDLTAEDTVRILRKDDILAVVKTLVELRDGKGEIDDIDHLGNRRVRSVGELMENQYRVGLLRMERAIKERMSSVEIDTVMPQDLINAKPAAAAVREFFGSSQLSQFMDQTNPLSEITHKRRLSALGPGGLSRERAGFEVRDVHPTHYGRICPIETPEGPNIGLINSLATFARVNKYGFIEAPYRKVRDGRVTDEVIYLSAMEEGKYAVAQANAPIDKAGTFIEDLIICRQAGEVLLLPVDRVDFMDVSPKQLVSVAAALIPFLENDDANRALMGSNMQRQAVPLVRADAPFVGTGMEAIVARDSGAAIAARRTGVVDQVDATRIVIRATEDLDPSRSGVDIYRLMKFQRSNQNTCINQRPLVRVGDIVKKGEILADGPSTDLGDLALGRNVLVAFMPWNGYNFEDSILLSERIVKEDVFTSIHIEEFAVAARDTKLGPEEITRDIPNVSEEALKNLDEAGIVYIGAEVAAGDILVGKITPKGESPMTPEEKLLRAIFGEKASDVRDTSLRVPPGVTGTVVEVRVFNRHGVDKDERAMAIEREEIERLAKDRDDEQAILDRNVYGRLAEMLEHKTGISGPKGFKKDTVLTRDILQEFPRGQWWAFAVAEDALMAEIEAMRKQYDESKRRLEQRFLDKVEKLQRGDELPPGVMKEVKVFVAVKRKIQPGDKMAGRHGNKGVVSRIVALEDMPFLEDGTSVDIVLNPLGVPSRMNVGQILETHLGWAAAGLGKMVGEAYDSYMRSKDVKPLRATFDKIYGDDAQIAALDEPNLAELARNSRRGIHFATPVFDGAKEADIEKMLDTAGLKHSGQVTLFDGKTGDVFDRQVTVGYIYMLKLHHLVDDKIHARSIGPYSLVTQQPLGGKAQFGGQRFGEMEVWALEAYGAAYTLQEMLTVKSDDVAGRTKVYEAIVRGDDTFEAGIPESFNVLVKEMRSLGLNVELMSTKPVRSAEDDDLGRQQAAE; encoded by the coding sequence ATGGCTCAGACCTTCACCGGCCGCAAGCGGTTCCGCAAGTTCTTCGGTAAAATCAGGGAAGTGGCGACGATGCCGAACCTCATTGAGGTTCAGAAATCGTCCTACGACCAGTTCCTGATGGTCGAGGAACCCAAGGGCGGACGCTCCGACGAGGGGCTGCAAGCGGTTTTCAAGTCGGTTTTCCCGATCACCGACTTCTCCGGCAGCGCCATGCTGGAATTCGTGAAGTATGAGTTCGAACCGCCGAAATACGACGTTGACGAGTGCCGTCAGCGCTCGATGACCTTTGCCGCGCCGCTCAAGGTGACGCTGCGCCTCATCGTGTTCGATGTGGACGTGGATACCGGCGCCAAGTCGGTCAAGGACATCAAGGAGCAGGACGTCTACATGGGCGATATCCCGCTCATGACGTCGAACGGCACCTTCATCGTCAACGGCACCGAGCGCGTCATCGTCTCGCAGATGCACCGTTCGCCGGGCGTGTTCTTCGACCACGACAAGGGCAAGACCCATTCCTCGGGCAAGCTCCTGTTCGCCGCCCGCATCATTCCCTATCGCGGTTCCTGGCTCGACATCGAGTTCGACGCCAAGGACATCGTCTATGCGCGTATCGACCGCCGCCGGAAGATCCCGGTGACGAGCCTGCTCTATGCCCTCGGCATGGACAACGAGGACATTCTCGCAACCTTCTACAACCGCATCATGGTGTCGAAGGACAAGAAGGACGGCTGGCGCCTTCCCTATGATCCCGCCCGTATGCGCGGCTTCAAGTCGACCACCGACATGATCGACGCCGATACCGGCGAGGTCGTGCTCGAGGCCGGTCGCAAGCTCGCTGTCCGCGAAGCCAAGAAGCTCGCCGACAAGGGCCTGAAGGCTCTGCGCATCACCACCGAGGAACTGGCTGGCCGCTACCTCGCCGAGGACATGGTCAACTTCAAGACCGGTGAGATCTATGCCGAAGCCGGCGACGAGATCACCGAGAAGATGCTGAAGCTGCTGGGCGATGTCGGCTACGACGACATCCCGACGCTCGACATCGATCACGTCTCGATCGGCGCCTATATCCGCAACACCCTGGTGGTCGACAAGAACATGACGCGTGAAGACGCGCTGTTCGACATCTATCGCGTGATGCGTCCGGGCGAGCCGCCGACCATCGACACGGCCGAAGCCATGTTCCACTCGCTGTTCTTCGACAGCGAGCGCTATGACCTGTCGGCCGTCGGCCGCGTCAAGATGAACATGCGTCTCGACCTCACCGCCGAGGACACCGTGCGCATCCTGCGCAAGGACGACATCCTGGCGGTCGTGAAGACCCTCGTCGAACTCCGCGACGGCAAGGGCGAGATCGACGACATCGACCATCTCGGCAATCGCCGCGTGCGCTCGGTCGGCGAGCTCATGGAGAACCAGTACCGCGTCGGCCTGCTCCGCATGGAGCGCGCCATCAAGGAGCGCATGTCGTCGGTCGAGATCGACACCGTCATGCCGCAGGACCTGATCAACGCCAAGCCGGCGGCTGCCGCCGTGCGCGAGTTCTTCGGTTCCTCGCAGCTCTCGCAGTTCATGGACCAGACCAATCCGCTGTCGGAAATCACCCACAAGCGCCGCCTGTCGGCCCTTGGACCCGGTGGTCTGTCGCGTGAGCGCGCCGGCTTCGAGGTGCGCGACGTGCATCCGACGCATTACGGCCGTATCTGCCCGATCGAGACGCCGGAAGGCCCGAATATCGGTCTGATCAACTCGCTGGCGACCTTTGCCCGCGTCAACAAGTACGGCTTCATCGAGGCGCCCTATCGCAAGGTGCGCGACGGCCGGGTTACCGATGAGGTGATCTATCTCTCCGCCATGGAGGAGGGGAAGTACGCGGTCGCCCAGGCGAACGCCCCCATCGACAAGGCCGGTACCTTCATCGAAGACCTCATCATCTGCCGCCAGGCCGGTGAAGTTCTGTTGCTGCCGGTTGATCGCGTCGACTTCATGGACGTGTCGCCGAAGCAGCTCGTGTCGGTCGCGGCAGCGCTCATCCCGTTCCTCGAGAACGATGACGCCAACCGCGCTCTCATGGGCTCGAACATGCAGCGTCAGGCCGTGCCGCTGGTGCGCGCCGATGCGCCGTTCGTCGGCACCGGCATGGAAGCGATCGTCGCCCGCGACTCGGGCGCTGCGATTGCGGCCCGCCGCACCGGCGTCGTCGACCAGGTGGACGCCACCCGTATCGTTATCCGCGCGACCGAGGATCTCGATCCCAGCCGCTCGGGCGTCGACATCTACCGCCTGATGAAGTTCCAGCGTTCCAACCAGAACACCTGCATCAACCAGCGTCCGCTGGTGCGTGTCGGTGACATCGTCAAGAAGGGCGAGATCCTGGCCGACGGCCCGTCGACCGATCTCGGCGATCTGGCGCTCGGCCGCAATGTGCTCGTCGCGTTCATGCCGTGGAATGGCTACAACTTCGAGGACTCCATCCTGCTCTCCGAGCGGATCGTCAAGGAGGACGTGTTCACCTCGATCCATATCGAGGAGTTCGCGGTGGCCGCCCGTGACACCAAGCTCGGACCGGAGGAAATCACGCGCGACATTCCGAACGTGTCGGAAGAAGCTCTGAAGAACCTCGACGAAGCCGGCATCGTCTATATCGGCGCGGAAGTCGCAGCTGGCGACATTCTCGTCGGCAAGATCACGCCGAAGGGTGAAAGCCCGATGACGCCGGAAGAAAAGCTTCTGCGCGCCATCTTCGGCGAAAAGGCCTCCGACGTTCGCGACACCTCGCTGCGCGTGCCCCCGGGCGTGACCGGCACGGTCGTCGAAGTCCGCGTGTTCAACCGCCACGGCGTCGACAAGGACGAGCGTGCCATGGCGATCGAGCGCGAGGAAATCGAACGCCTCGCCAAGGACCGCGACGACGAGCAGGCGATCCTCGACCGCAATGTCTATGGCCGTCTGGCCGAGATGCTGGAGCACAAGACCGGCATTTCCGGTCCGAAGGGCTTCAAGAAGGACACGGTTCTCACCCGCGACATCCTGCAGGAATTCCCCCGCGGGCAGTGGTGGGCGTTCGCCGTCGCCGAAGACGCCCTCATGGCCGAGATCGAGGCCATGCGGAAGCAGTACGACGAGTCCAAGCGTCGCCTCGAGCAGCGCTTCCTCGACAAGGTCGAGAAGCTGCAGCGCGGCGACGAGCTGCCGCCCGGCGTCATGAAGGAAGTCAAGGTCTTCGTGGCGGTGAAGCGCAAGATCCAGCCGGGCGACAAGATGGCCGGCCGTCACGGCAACAAGGGTGTCGTGTCCAGGATCGTGGCTCTCGAGGACATGCCGTTCCTCGAGGACGGCACCTCGGTCGACATCGTGCTGAACCCGCTCGGCGTGCCGAGCCGCATGAACGTCGGTCAGATCCTCGAAACCCATCTGGGCTGGGCCGCTGCTGGCCTCGGCAAGATGGTGGGCGAGGCCTATGACTCCTACATGCGCTCCAAGGACGTGAAGCCTCTGCGTGCGACCTTCGACAAGATCTACGGCGACGACGCCCAGATCGCGGCTCTCGATGAGCCGAACCTTGCCGAACTCGCCCGCAACTCGCGCCGCGGTATCCACTTCGCGACCCCCGTCTTCGACGGTGCGAAGGAAGCCGACATCGAGAAGATGCTCGATACGGCCGGCCTGAAGCATTCGGGGCAGGTGACGCTGTTCGACGGCAAGACCGGCGATGTGTTCGACCGTCAGGTGACGGTTGGCTACATCTACATGCTGAAGCTCCACCACCTTGTGGACGACAAGATCCACGCCCGTTCCATCGGTCCCTACTCGCTCGTCACCCAGCAGCCGCTGGGCGGCAAGGCGCAGTTCGGTGGCCAGCGCTTCGGCGAAATGGAAGTCTGGGCTCTGGAGGCCTACGGCGCCGCCTACACCCTGCAGGAAATGCTGACGGTGAAGTCGGACGACGTGGCCGGTCGTACCAAGGTCTACGAGGCGATCGTGCGCGGCGACGACACGTTCGAGGCGGGCATCCCCGAGAGCTTCAACGTGCTCGTCAAGGAAATGCGCTCGCTCGGGCTCAATGTGGAGCTCATGTCGACCAAGCCGGTCCGCTCCGCCGAGGACGACGATCTGGGCCGTCAGCAGGCCGCCGAGTAA
- the rpoC gene encoding DNA-directed RNA polymerase subunit beta': MNQEVANLFNPTTQPATFDQIKISIASPEKILSWSFGEIKKPETINYRTFKPERDGLFCARIFGPIKDYECLCGKYKRMKYKGIICEKCGVEVTLSRVRRERMGHIELAAPVAHIWFLKSLPSRIGLLLDMPLKDLERILYFEYYCVLEPGLTSLKERQLLSEEEYVRAQDEFGDDSFTAMIGAEAIRELLRGLDLEKLAADTRKEISEATTELKPKKLAKRLKIIEAFIQSGNKPEWMILTVVPVIPPDLRPLVPLDGGRFATSDLNDLYRRVINRNNRLKRLIELRAPDIIIRNEKRMLQEAVDALFDNGRRGRVITGANKRPLKSLADMLKGKQGRFRQNLLGKRVDYSGRSVIVVGPEMKLHQCGLPKKMALELFKPFIYARLDAKGLSATVKQAKKLVEKERPEVWDILDEVIREHPVLLNRAPTLHRLGIQAFEPVLIEGKAIQLHPLVCSAFNADFDGDQMAVHVPLSLEAQLEARVLMMSTNNILHPANGAPIIVPSQDIVLGLYYVSLMSDGMPGQGKAFGNIGELEHALANKVVTLHSKIKYRWEGLDPDGVMVRKIYDTTPGRVLLGQLLPKSAKIQFDAANKLMTKKEISGMIDTVYRFCGQKESVIFCDRVMALGFYHAYKAGISFGKDDMLVPENKWPIVEETRSLTKDYEQQYLDGLITYGEKYNKVVDAWAKCSDRLAQEMMGRISAVRKDENGRDLPINSIYMMSHSGARGSPTQMRQLAAMRGLMAKPSGEIIETPIISNFKEGLSVMEYFNSTHGARKGLADTALKTANSGYLTRRLVDVAQDCIITERDCHTDRGIGMRAIVDAGQVVATLGQRILGRSAANTVTDPSSGAVIVEAGRMILEKDVEAITAAGIQEVKIRSVLTCETKVGVCGQCYGRDLARGTPVNIGEAVGVIAAQSIGEPGTQLTMRTFHIGGAAQVVDTSFIEATFEGTIRIRNRSIVKNSDGELIAMGRNMAVVIVDADGSERATHRIQYGAKLRVDEGAKVKRGQRIAEWDPYTRPIITEIDGILGFEDLVDGQSIAETTDEATGFTKRIVTDWRTSTRSADLKPSLVIKDANGKIQKLPRGTDARYALAVEAVISADAGAQVYGGDVIARIPLESAKTRDITGGLPRVAELFEARRPKDAAIIAEVSGIVRFGKDYKQKRRLTIEPFEADAEAAEYLIPKGKHIHLQDGDEVQKGDFIVDGNPAPHDILAIKGVEELAAYLVNEIQEVYRLQGVVINDKHIEVIVRQMLQKVEITDPGDTELIQGDQVDASEMEEANEAMADDKNKRPATGVPVLLGITKASLQTRSFISAASFQETTRVLTEAAVNGKSDTLEGLKENVIVGRLIPAGTGAMVSRIREIAVKRDDLILDEKQKAAASVKARAPAAVAAIEAPQA, from the coding sequence ATGAACCAAGAGGTCGCGAATCTCTTCAATCCGACGACGCAGCCGGCGACTTTCGATCAGATCAAGATCTCGATCGCGAGCCCGGAAAAGATCCTGTCGTGGTCGTTCGGCGAGATCAAGAAGCCGGAAACCATCAACTACCGGACGTTCAAGCCGGAGCGTGATGGCCTTTTCTGCGCTCGGATCTTCGGACCCATCAAGGACTACGAGTGCTTGTGCGGCAAGTACAAGCGGATGAAGTACAAGGGCATCATCTGCGAGAAGTGCGGCGTCGAAGTCACGCTGTCGCGCGTCCGCCGCGAGCGCATGGGCCATATCGAGCTCGCCGCTCCCGTTGCCCATATCTGGTTCCTGAAGTCGCTGCCGAGCCGCATCGGCCTGCTGCTCGACATGCCGCTCAAGGACCTCGAGCGCATCCTCTATTTCGAATATTACTGCGTGCTTGAGCCGGGCCTCACCTCGCTGAAGGAGCGTCAGCTCCTGTCCGAGGAAGAGTATGTCCGCGCCCAGGACGAGTTCGGCGATGACTCGTTCACCGCCATGATCGGCGCCGAGGCCATCCGCGAATTGCTGCGCGGCCTCGACCTCGAGAAGCTGGCTGCCGACACCCGCAAGGAAATCTCGGAAGCCACCACCGAGCTGAAGCCGAAGAAGCTCGCCAAGCGCCTGAAGATCATCGAGGCCTTCATCCAGTCGGGCAACAAGCCGGAATGGATGATCCTGACGGTGGTTCCGGTCATTCCGCCGGACCTGCGTCCGCTGGTGCCGCTGGACGGCGGCCGCTTCGCGACCTCCGACCTCAACGATCTCTATCGCCGCGTCATCAACCGCAACAACCGCCTGAAGCGGCTGATCGAGCTGCGCGCCCCGGACATCATCATCCGCAACGAGAAGCGCATGCTTCAGGAAGCGGTCGATGCGCTGTTCGACAACGGCCGTCGCGGCCGCGTCATCACGGGCGCCAACAAGCGCCCGCTGAAGTCGCTCGCTGACATGCTGAAGGGCAAGCAGGGCCGGTTCCGTCAGAACCTGCTCGGCAAGCGCGTCGACTATTCGGGCCGTTCGGTCATCGTCGTCGGTCCGGAAATGAAGCTGCACCAGTGCGGCCTGCCGAAGAAGATGGCGCTCGAGCTGTTCAAGCCGTTCATCTACGCCCGGCTCGACGCCAAGGGTCTCTCCGCCACCGTCAAGCAGGCGAAGAAGCTGGTCGAGAAGGAGCGTCCGGAGGTCTGGGATATCCTCGATGAGGTCATCCGCGAGCATCCGGTGCTCTTGAACCGCGCTCCCACCCTCCATCGCCTCGGCATCCAGGCCTTCGAGCCTGTGCTGATCGAGGGCAAGGCGATCCAGCTGCACCCGCTCGTCTGCTCGGCCTTCAACGCCGACTTCGACGGCGACCAGATGGCCGTGCACGTCCCGCTGTCGCTCGAAGCGCAGCTGGAAGCGCGCGTGCTGATGATGTCGACCAACAACATCCTGCATCCCGCCAACGGCGCGCCGATCATCGTGCCGTCGCAGGATATCGTGCTCGGTCTCTACTACGTCTCGCTGATGTCGGACGGCATGCCCGGCCAGGGCAAGGCCTTCGGCAATATCGGCGAGCTCGAGCATGCGCTGGCCAACAAGGTCGTTACCCTTCACTCGAAGATCAAGTATCGCTGGGAAGGCCTCGATCCCGACGGCGTCATGGTCCGCAAGATCTATGACACCACGCCGGGCCGTGTGCTCCTCGGTCAGCTCCTGCCGAAGTCCGCCAAGATCCAGTTCGACGCAGCCAACAAGCTGATGACGAAGAAGGAGATCTCGGGGATGATCGACACCGTCTACCGCTTCTGCGGTCAGAAGGAGTCGGTGATCTTCTGCGACCGCGTCATGGCGCTCGGCTTCTACCACGCCTACAAGGCCGGCATTTCCTTCGGCAAGGACGACATGCTCGTGCCGGAGAACAAGTGGCCGATCGTCGAGGAGACCCGCTCGCTCACCAAGGACTACGAGCAGCAGTATCTCGACGGCCTGATCACCTATGGCGAGAAGTACAACAAGGTCGTCGACGCCTGGGCCAAGTGCTCGGACCGTCTCGCCCAGGAGATGATGGGCCGCATCTCGGCTGTCCGGAAGGACGAGAACGGCCGCGATCTGCCGATCAACTCGATCTACATGATGAGCCACTCGGGTGCCCGTGGTTCGCCGACCCAGATGCGCCAGCTCGCCGCCATGCGCGGCCTGATGGCCAAGCCGTCCGGCGAGATCATCGAGACCCCGATCATCTCGAACTTCAAGGAAGGCCTGTCCGTGATGGAGTACTTCAACTCCACCCACGGTGCGCGTAAGGGTCTGGCCGACACGGCGCTCAAGACGGCGAACTCGGGTTACCTGACCCGCCGTCTGGTCGACGTGGCCCAGGACTGCATCATCACGGAGCGGGACTGCCATACCGACCGCGGCATTGGCATGCGTGCCATCGTCGACGCCGGCCAGGTGGTTGCCACCCTCGGTCAGCGCATCCTCGGTCGTTCGGCGGCGAATACCGTCACCGATCCGTCGTCGGGTGCTGTGATCGTCGAAGCCGGCCGCATGATCCTCGAAAAGGATGTCGAGGCGATCACCGCCGCCGGCATTCAGGAGGTCAAGATCCGCTCGGTGCTCACCTGCGAGACCAAGGTCGGCGTTTGCGGCCAGTGCTATGGCCGTGACCTTGCCCGCGGTACCCCGGTCAATATCGGTGAAGCTGTCGGCGTCATCGCCGCGCAGTCCATCGGTGAGCCGGGCACCCAGCTCACCATGCGTACCTTCCACATCGGTGGCGCTGCCCAGGTGGTCGATACCTCGTTCATCGAGGCGACCTTCGAAGGCACGATCCGCATCCGCAACCGTTCGATCGTCAAGAATTCGGACGGCGAGCTGATCGCGATGGGCCGCAACATGGCGGTCGTCATCGTCGATGCCGACGGCTCGGAGCGCGCGACCCACCGTATCCAGTACGGTGCGAAGCTGCGGGTCGACGAGGGCGCCAAGGTCAAGCGTGGCCAGCGCATCGCCGAGTGGGACCCCTACACGCGTCCGATCATCACCGAGATCGACGGTATCCTCGGCTTCGAGGATCTGGTCGACGGTCAGTCGATCGCGGAAACCACCGACGAGGCGACTGGCTTCACCAAGCGTATCGTCACCGACTGGCGTACCTCGACGCGCTCGGCGGACCTCAAGCCGTCGCTGGTCATCAAGGACGCCAACGGCAAGATCCAGAAGCTGCCGCGCGGCACCGACGCGCGCTACGCCCTGGCGGTGGAAGCGGTCATCTCGGCCGATGCCGGTGCCCAGGTCTATGGCGGTGACGTCATTGCGCGTATCCCGCTGGAAAGCGCCAAGACGCGCGACATCACCGGTGGTCTGCCGCGTGTCGCCGAACTCTTCGAGGCCCGTCGTCCGAAGGATGCCGCGATCATCGCGGAAGTCTCCGGCATCGTGCGCTTCGGCAAGGACTACAAGCAGAAGCGTCGCCTCACGATCGAGCCCTTCGAGGCCGATGCCGAGGCGGCGGAATATCTGATCCCGAAGGGCAAGCACATCCATCTGCAGGATGGTGACGAAGTCCAGAAGGGTGACTTCATCGTCGACGGCAACCCGGCGCCGCATGACATCCTGGCGATCAAGGGCGTGGAGGAGCTTGCTGCCTACCTCGTCAACGAGATCCAGGAAGTCTACCGACTGCAGGGCGTCGTCATCAACGACAAGCACATCGAGGTCATCGTCCGTCAGATGCTCCAGAAGGTCGAGATCACCGATCCCGGCGATACCGAGCTGATCCAGGGCGACCAGGTGGATGCGTCCGAGATGGAAGAGGCCAACGAGGCCATGGCTGACGACAAGAACAAGCGCCCGGCCACGGGCGTGCCTGTCCTTCTCGGCATCACCAAGGCTTCGCTGCAGACCCGGTCGTTCATCTCGGCGGCGTCCTTCCAGGAAACCACGCGCGTGCTCACCGAGGCTGCCGTCAACGGCAAGTCGGATACGCTCGAGGGCCTGAAGGAGAACGTCATCGTCGGTCGTCTGATCCCCGCCGGCACCGGCGCCATGGTCAGCCGCATCCGCGAGATCGCCGTGAAGCGCGACGATCTGATCCTGGACGAGAAGCAGAAGGCTGCAGCCAGCGTCAAGGCGCGTGCACCGGCTGCCGTCGCTGCCATCGAGGCACCCCAGGCCTGA
- the rpsL gene encoding 30S ribosomal protein S12, producing MPTVNQLIRKPRQPRTYRSKSRHMEGCPQKRGVCTRVYTTTPKKPNSALRKVAKVRLTNGFEVIGYIPGEGHNLQEHSVVMIRGGRVKDLPGVRYHILRGVLDTQGVKNRKQRRSKYGAKRPK from the coding sequence ATGCCGACAGTCAACCAGCTGATCCGCAAGCCGCGTCAGCCGCGCACCTACCGCTCGAAGTCCCGCCATATGGAGGGCTGCCCGCAGAAGCGTGGCGTGTGCACACGCGTCTACACCACGACCCCGAAGAAGCCGAACTCGGCTCTCCGTAAGGTTGCCAAGGTTCGCCTCACCAACGGTTTTGAGGTGATCGGTTACATCCCGGGTGAAGGCCACAACCTTCAGGAACACTCGGTGGTGATGATCCGTGGCGGTCGCGTCAAGGATCTTCCGGGTGTGCGTTACCACATCCTCCGCGGCGTCCTCGATACCCAGGGCGTCAAGAACCGCAAACAGCGTCGTTCGAAGTACGGCGCCAAGCGGCCCAAGTAA
- the rpsG gene encoding 30S ribosomal protein S7 — MSRRHRAEKREIIPDAKYGNVVLTKFMNSVMYEGKKSAAEQIVYGAFDIIEAKAKSDPLAVFQSALENVMPAIEVRSRRVGGATYQVPVEVRPERRQALAIRWLIQAARSRNDKTMVDKLSAELMDASNNRGNAVKKREDTHKMAEANRAFSHYRW; from the coding sequence ATGTCGCGTCGTCACCGGGCAGAGAAGCGGGAAATCATCCCGGACGCCAAGTACGGAAACGTCGTGCTGACCAAGTTCATGAACTCGGTCATGTACGAAGGCAAGAAGTCGGCGGCTGAACAGATCGTCTATGGCGCATTCGATATCATCGAAGCCAAGGCGAAGTCGGACCCGCTCGCGGTGTTCCAGTCGGCGTTGGAAAACGTCATGCCGGCCATCGAGGTCCGCTCCCGCCGCGTTGGTGGTGCGACCTACCAGGTTCCGGTCGAGGTGCGCCCCGAGCGTCGCCAGGCTCTGGCCATTCGCTGGCTGATCCAGGCTGCTCGTTCGCGCAACGACAAGACCATGGTCGACAAGCTGTCGGCCGAGTTGATGGACGCGTCGAACAATCGTGGCAACGCCGTCAAGAAGCGTGAAGACACGCACAAGATGGCCGAAGCCAACCGCGCCTTCTCGCACTACCGCTGGTAA